A region from the Actinoplanes sp. OR16 genome encodes:
- a CDS encoding biotin carboxylase N-terminal domain-containing protein — MRKILIANRGEIALRVIRACKDAGLTSVAVYADSDRDALHARAADEAFALDGETAADTYLRIDKLLDVAARSGADAVHPGYGFLSENAEFAEAVLGAGLIWIGPSPQAIRDLGDKVTARHIAQRAGAPLVPGTPDPVSGAAEIVAFAEQHGLPVAIKAAFGGGGRGLKVARTIEEIPALFESATREAVAAFGRGECFVERYLDRPRHVEAQVLADTHGNVVVVGTRDCSLQRRHQKLVEEAPAPFLSAEQRAEIHESAKAICREAGYYGAGTVEYLVGQDGTISFLEVNTRLQVEHPVSEETAGVDLVREQFRIASGEPLPFTEDPIPRGHSIEFRINGEDAGRGFLPAPGTVTELTWPFGPGVRVDSGVEKGSVIGGNFDSMLAKIIVTGATRAEALERSRRVLDETVIEGIATVLPFHRAVIRDEAFTGEPFTVHTRWIETEWDNTVPPFTAPAATSAEAAERETVVVEVGGKRIEVRLPKTFFSGTPGAAPKRSPARSRSGGGAAAAATSGGLTAPMQGTIVKVAVQDGDEVAEGDTIVVIEAMKMEQPLQAHRAGTVAGLTLEVGATITAGTVICEIA; from the coding sequence GTGCGGAAGATATTGATCGCCAACCGTGGCGAGATCGCCCTCCGGGTGATCCGGGCCTGCAAGGACGCCGGCCTCACGAGCGTCGCCGTCTACGCGGACAGCGACCGGGACGCGTTGCACGCGCGAGCGGCCGACGAGGCCTTCGCGCTCGACGGTGAGACGGCCGCCGACACCTACCTGCGGATCGACAAGCTGCTCGACGTGGCAGCGCGCAGCGGCGCCGACGCGGTTCACCCGGGTTACGGGTTCCTCTCCGAGAACGCCGAGTTCGCCGAGGCGGTGCTCGGCGCGGGCCTGATCTGGATCGGTCCGAGCCCTCAGGCGATCCGCGACCTGGGCGACAAGGTCACCGCACGTCACATCGCGCAGCGGGCCGGCGCCCCGCTGGTGCCGGGCACCCCCGACCCGGTGTCCGGGGCAGCGGAGATCGTCGCCTTCGCCGAGCAGCACGGGCTGCCCGTGGCGATCAAGGCGGCGTTCGGCGGTGGCGGTCGCGGGCTGAAGGTCGCTCGTACGATCGAAGAGATCCCTGCCCTCTTCGAGAGCGCAACCCGCGAGGCGGTGGCCGCCTTCGGTCGGGGTGAGTGCTTCGTCGAGCGATACCTGGACCGGCCGCGGCACGTCGAGGCGCAGGTTCTGGCGGACACGCACGGCAATGTCGTGGTGGTCGGCACCCGGGACTGCTCGCTGCAGCGCCGGCACCAGAAGCTGGTCGAGGAGGCGCCCGCGCCGTTCCTCAGCGCCGAGCAGCGTGCCGAGATCCACGAGTCGGCGAAGGCGATCTGCCGGGAGGCCGGCTACTACGGCGCCGGCACTGTCGAATACCTGGTGGGCCAGGACGGGACGATCTCGTTCCTGGAGGTCAACACGCGTCTGCAGGTGGAGCACCCGGTCAGCGAGGAGACCGCCGGTGTCGACCTGGTCCGCGAGCAGTTCCGGATCGCCTCCGGTGAGCCGCTGCCGTTCACCGAGGACCCGATCCCGCGCGGCCACTCCATCGAGTTCCGGATCAACGGCGAGGACGCGGGCCGCGGATTCCTGCCGGCGCCGGGCACGGTCACCGAGCTGACCTGGCCGTTCGGGCCGGGCGTCCGGGTCGACTCGGGCGTGGAGAAGGGCAGCGTGATCGGCGGCAACTTCGACTCGATGCTCGCGAAGATCATCGTGACCGGCGCGACCCGGGCCGAGGCCTTGGAACGGTCCCGTCGTGTGCTGGACGAGACGGTGATCGAGGGCATCGCCACGGTTCTGCCGTTCCACCGCGCGGTGATCCGCGACGAGGCGTTCACCGGCGAGCCGTTCACCGTGCACACCCGGTGGATCGAGACCGAGTGGGACAACACGGTGCCGCCGTTCACCGCTCCCGCGGCTACCTCCGCGGAGGCCGCCGAGCGGGAGACCGTCGTGGTCGAGGTGGGCGGCAAGCGCATCGAGGTGCGACTTCCCAAGACCTTCTTCTCCGGTACGCCGGGAGCCGCCCCCAAGCGCAGCCCGGCCCGTTCCCGCAGTGGTGGTGGCGCGGCGGCGGCCGCCACGAGCGGCGGGCTCACCGCCCCGATGCAGGGCACGATCGTCAAGGTCGCGGTGCAGGACGGCGACGAGGTGGCCGAGGGCGACACCATCGTGGTGATCGAGGCGATGAAGATGGAGCAGCCGCTCCAGGCGCACCGGGCCGGCACGGTCGCCGGCCTCACCCTCGAGGTGGGCGCCACCATCACCGCCGGCACGGTGATCTGCGAGATCGCCTGA
- a CDS encoding DedA family protein, which translates to MTELLTMLATPAWAYLALFGFLAIDALVPVVPIQAIMITSGALTVYGNLDLALVIALGAVGMFAGDTAAFVLGRSTGARLSALRERFAPRGEDAGEPGRTRKAAERFTRGLRRPGPLVMLLCRFVPGGRMASGYHAGRTRYPVKLFVAYDGLASLAWASYGGLVGHLGGTAITQSAWRLFAVAATAAVVFGTAGWILALFGGGPTEEGGPTEGRPTEGRPANEGDEPATGSRAASADEPLPRSTRRVRGRS; encoded by the coding sequence ATGACCGAACTGCTGACCATGTTGGCCACGCCCGCCTGGGCGTACCTCGCGCTGTTCGGTTTCCTGGCGATCGACGCTCTCGTGCCGGTCGTGCCCATTCAGGCCATCATGATCACCTCTGGGGCGCTCACTGTCTACGGCAATCTCGATCTCGCCCTGGTGATCGCTCTCGGGGCTGTCGGCATGTTCGCCGGCGACACCGCGGCGTTCGTCCTGGGCCGGTCGACGGGTGCCCGATTGAGCGCATTACGCGAACGCTTCGCGCCGCGTGGCGAGGATGCCGGCGAGCCCGGCCGCACCCGCAAGGCCGCCGAGCGGTTCACCCGCGGCCTGCGCCGGCCCGGCCCGCTCGTGATGCTGCTCTGCCGGTTCGTGCCCGGCGGCCGGATGGCGTCCGGCTACCACGCCGGCCGGACGCGATACCCGGTCAAGCTCTTCGTGGCCTACGACGGGCTCGCCTCGCTGGCCTGGGCCAGTTACGGCGGGCTGGTCGGCCACCTCGGCGGCACCGCGATCACCCAGTCGGCGTGGCGGCTCTTCGCGGTGGCCGCCACGGCCGCTGTGGTGTTCGGCACAGCCGGCTGGATCCTCGCCCTGTTCGGCGGCGGGCCCACCGAAGAAGGCGGGCCCACCGAAGGCAGGCCCACTGAAGGCAGGCCCGCCAACGAAGGCGACGAACCCGCTACTGGATCTCGTGCTGCATCAGCTGACGAGCCGCTTCCGCGATCGACCCGGAGAGTGAGGGGTAGATCGTGA
- a CDS encoding NAD(P)H-quinone dehydrogenase has product MSRIVIIGGGPGGYEAALVAAQLGAEVTLVEADGPGGACVLTDCVPSKTFIASSEVMTGYRHNERFGISSAGLDGVSVDAAAVNQRVKKLALAQSGDIQTKLIKAGVDVVRGRAKLGEDRLGHTHQVLITPEGRDTYAVEADTVLLATGATPRVLSSMRPDGDRILDWRQVYDLTELPTHLVVIGSGVTGAEFASAYLAMGVEVTLVSSRERVMPHEDADAAMAIERVFRERGMTILSQARGKSVENAGDGVRVTLGDGKVIEASHALIAVGAIPNTADLGLAEYGVAVGDGGYVTVDRVSRTNVPGIYAAGDCTGVLPLASVAAMQGRIAIWHAMGEAVAPLRLRTVSANVFTDPELATVGLTQNEVDSGRTPARQVMLPLTGNARAKMAGLQDGFVKLFCRLATGQIIGGVVVAPKASELILPITMAIENNLTVDQLAHTITIYPSLSGSIAEAARQLMQHEIQ; this is encoded by the coding sequence GTGAGTCGGATTGTCATCATCGGTGGGGGACCCGGGGGTTATGAGGCGGCTCTCGTCGCGGCCCAGCTCGGCGCCGAAGTCACCCTCGTCGAGGCGGACGGGCCGGGTGGCGCGTGCGTGCTGACCGACTGCGTCCCCTCCAAGACGTTCATCGCCAGTTCGGAGGTGATGACCGGTTATCGGCACAACGAGCGGTTCGGCATCTCCTCCGCCGGGCTGGACGGAGTGAGCGTCGACGCGGCGGCGGTGAACCAGCGGGTCAAGAAGCTGGCGCTGGCGCAGTCCGGTGACATCCAGACCAAGCTGATCAAGGCCGGGGTGGACGTGGTCCGGGGTCGCGCCAAGCTCGGCGAGGACCGGCTCGGGCACACCCACCAGGTGCTGATCACGCCGGAGGGGCGGGACACGTACGCGGTGGAGGCCGACACCGTGCTGCTCGCCACCGGCGCGACCCCGCGGGTGCTCTCCTCGATGCGCCCGGACGGCGACCGGATCCTGGACTGGCGGCAGGTCTACGACCTGACCGAGCTCCCCACCCACCTCGTCGTGATCGGTTCCGGTGTGACCGGCGCCGAGTTCGCCAGCGCTTACCTCGCCATGGGCGTGGAGGTGACGCTCGTCTCCAGCCGGGAGCGGGTGATGCCGCACGAGGACGCGGACGCCGCCATGGCGATCGAGCGGGTGTTCCGCGAGCGGGGCATGACGATCCTCAGCCAGGCCCGCGGCAAGTCGGTGGAGAACGCCGGCGACGGGGTCCGGGTGACCCTCGGCGACGGCAAGGTGATCGAGGCCTCGCACGCGCTGATCGCGGTCGGCGCCATTCCGAACACCGCCGACCTCGGCCTGGCGGAATACGGCGTGGCGGTCGGCGACGGCGGCTACGTGACGGTGGACCGGGTGTCCCGGACCAACGTGCCGGGCATCTACGCGGCCGGTGACTGCACCGGCGTGCTGCCGCTGGCCAGCGTGGCCGCCATGCAGGGCCGGATCGCGATCTGGCATGCGATGGGCGAGGCGGTGGCGCCGCTGCGGCTGCGTACGGTCTCGGCGAACGTCTTCACCGACCCCGAGCTCGCCACCGTCGGCCTCACGCAGAACGAGGTGGATTCCGGGCGTACGCCGGCCCGCCAGGTGATGCTGCCGCTGACCGGCAACGCGCGGGCCAAGATGGCCGGCCTCCAGGACGGTTTCGTGAAGCTCTTCTGCCGCCTGGCGACCGGCCAGATCATCGGTGGTGTCGTGGTGGCGCCGAAGGCGAGCGAGCTGATCCTGCCGATCACGATGGCGATCGAGAACAACCTGACTGTCGATCAGCTGGCGCACACCATCACGATCTACCCCTCACTCTCCGGGTCGATCGCGGAAGCGGCTCGTCAGCTGATGCAGCACGAGATCCAGTAG
- a CDS encoding gamma-glutamylcyclotransferase, translating to MRHYAAYGSNLDPARMRAYCPHSPMVGVGWIEGWRLTFAGEGDMGWEGAVTTVVESPGDRVFVSLYDVHQWDAAQLDEVEGVTAGAYQKLTVRVSTLDGDVPAWIYVFAGYEGGLPTAWYLSEIANAAEKAGAPDDYVQELRSRPTGTSSPEV from the coding sequence GTGCGTCACTACGCCGCGTATGGCTCGAATCTGGATCCCGCCCGCATGCGGGCCTACTGTCCGCACTCGCCGATGGTCGGCGTGGGGTGGATCGAAGGCTGGCGCCTCACCTTCGCCGGTGAGGGAGATATGGGCTGGGAGGGGGCGGTAACCACGGTCGTCGAGTCACCAGGCGACCGGGTGTTCGTCTCCCTCTACGACGTCCACCAATGGGATGCCGCGCAACTCGACGAGGTCGAGGGGGTGACAGCGGGGGCGTACCAGAAGCTCACCGTGCGTGTATCGACGCTCGACGGTGACGTACCCGCCTGGATCTACGTCTTCGCCGGGTACGAGGGTGGCCTGCCCACCGCGTGGTACCTCTCCGAGATCGCCAATGCGGCGGAGAAAGCGGGCGCGCCCGACGACTACGTCCAGGAGCTGCGGTCCCGCCCTACCGGGACGAGCTCACCCGAGGTCTAG
- a CDS encoding GNAT family N-acetyltransferase — MSDLPPGWQLRRPTLADAPAILALVHASDIAAVGEPDFTLDEVHEELTGPHTDMSRDCWLAIDPAGAIAGWAYPRNPTGKARDFAEVYVHPENGLPAQRPLLRLLMDRMAERAAELGHRVYSVRAGAIPTETPYIEALTDAGFVFLKQHARMQMPLAGVAHEPPAPPAGVTVRPVRAADEDEMRRFHAVIEEAFQDSDHRALTYQAWREQVRAESDVRFDEWFAAEVDGVLAGVLQSGGSGGDETNAEGWVRSLAVLRPYRKRGLGEALLRHALARYARQGRTKAGLGVDLANPTDAASLYFKVGMTALYRANVYETTLDLG; from the coding sequence ATGTCCGATCTGCCGCCCGGCTGGCAGCTGCGCCGGCCCACCCTCGCCGACGCGCCCGCCATCCTCGCGCTCGTCCACGCCAGCGACATCGCCGCGGTGGGTGAACCCGACTTCACCCTGGACGAGGTGCACGAGGAGCTGACCGGGCCGCACACCGACATGAGCCGCGACTGCTGGCTGGCGATCGATCCGGCGGGCGCGATCGCCGGATGGGCGTACCCGCGGAATCCGACCGGGAAGGCCCGGGACTTCGCCGAGGTCTACGTGCACCCGGAGAACGGCCTGCCGGCGCAACGGCCGCTGCTGCGCCTGCTGATGGACCGGATGGCCGAGCGGGCCGCCGAACTGGGTCACCGGGTCTACTCGGTGCGGGCCGGGGCGATCCCGACCGAGACGCCGTACATCGAGGCGCTCACCGACGCCGGGTTCGTCTTCCTGAAGCAGCACGCCCGGATGCAGATGCCGCTCGCCGGTGTCGCGCACGAGCCGCCGGCGCCGCCCGCGGGCGTGACGGTACGGCCGGTGCGGGCCGCCGACGAGGACGAGATGCGCCGCTTCCACGCCGTCATCGAGGAGGCGTTCCAGGACTCCGACCACCGGGCGCTGACCTACCAGGCGTGGCGGGAGCAGGTCCGCGCGGAGTCGGATGTGCGTTTCGACGAGTGGTTCGCCGCCGAGGTGGACGGGGTTCTGGCCGGCGTGCTGCAGTCCGGAGGCTCGGGTGGCGACGAGACGAACGCCGAGGGGTGGGTGCGGTCTCTCGCGGTGCTCCGCCCGTACCGGAAGAGGGGGTTGGGTGAAGCTCTCCTCCGCCATGCCCTCGCCCGATATGCGCGCCAGGGGCGCACGAAGGCCGGGCTCGGCGTCGACCTGGCGAACCCGACCGACGCCGCGAGCCTGTACTTCAAGGTCGGTATGACGGCGTTGTACCGCGCGAACGTCTACGAGACGACGCTAGACCTCGGGTGA
- a CDS encoding MBL fold metallo-hydrolase, protein MRVTKFTHSCLRVEGAGVLVVDPGEFSESSALAGADAVLITHEHFDHLDVQAVTAAVARRPDLRIFAHEAVLPLLDGVAEATTAVAAGEEFEAAGFQIRAYGGQHAIIHPYVPVFANLGFLVSDGTANFYHPGDSFVVPEGADVETLFAPMNAPWATIADSLEFVRSVRPGRAFALHDGLINERGAAVYGKHLESFSETKFARVTPGTVLD, encoded by the coding sequence GTGCGCGTCACGAAGTTCACGCATTCATGTCTGCGAGTCGAAGGCGCGGGCGTTCTCGTGGTGGATCCCGGCGAATTCTCCGAGTCGTCCGCATTGGCCGGTGCCGATGCCGTGCTCATCACCCACGAGCACTTCGACCACCTGGACGTGCAGGCGGTGACCGCGGCCGTCGCCCGGCGACCCGATCTGCGGATCTTCGCGCACGAGGCGGTGCTGCCGCTGCTCGACGGCGTCGCCGAGGCGACGACAGCGGTGGCGGCGGGGGAGGAGTTCGAGGCGGCGGGTTTCCAGATCCGGGCGTACGGCGGGCAGCACGCGATCATTCACCCGTACGTGCCGGTCTTCGCGAACCTGGGTTTCCTCGTCAGCGACGGGACCGCCAACTTCTATCATCCGGGTGACTCGTTCGTGGTCCCCGAAGGTGCTGACGTGGAGACGCTCTTCGCGCCGATGAACGCGCCCTGGGCCACCATCGCGGATTCATTGGAATTCGTCCGGTCGGTGCGGCCGGGGCGGGCGTTCGCGTTGCACGACGGCCTGATCAACGAGCGCGGCGCGGCGGTGTACGGCAAACACCTGGAGAGCTTCTCCGAAACGAAGTTCGCGCGGGTCACGCCGGGAACCGTGCTCGACTGA
- a CDS encoding DUF4349 domain-containing protein: MHERGTTKLIAAALLAGALLAGCGADSSDSGGNASQAEPAVGRADAPAAEEGTAGQGKAEADSAGANTTAEAPDLRVDQRSIIYTGSITVRVDNVTTAAAQATGIASAAGGFVGSDERQSGSGADTANLTLRIPAAEFSSVVDQLSKLGVEETRGINTEDVTEEVVDLDARISVQKARVESGKKLLAQANSLDDLVMLEREVATREADLASLEAKKRRLSDLTSLSTITVVLLDPDATSAAPDDEPPGFLAGLSGGWDALKASLAVLATVLGALLPWLIALGIPAAVAVYLIRRYRRRQLPPPAESN, translated from the coding sequence ATGCATGAGCGGGGAACCACGAAACTGATCGCGGCAGCACTGCTGGCGGGTGCGTTGCTGGCCGGCTGCGGGGCTGATTCATCGGATTCCGGGGGCAACGCCTCCCAGGCGGAACCGGCTGTCGGCCGCGCCGATGCCCCGGCCGCCGAGGAGGGCACCGCGGGTCAGGGGAAGGCGGAAGCCGACTCCGCCGGGGCGAACACCACTGCGGAGGCACCGGACCTGCGTGTCGACCAGCGTTCGATCATCTACACCGGTTCGATCACGGTCCGGGTCGACAACGTCACCACGGCGGCGGCCCAGGCCACCGGCATAGCCTCGGCGGCGGGCGGGTTCGTCGGCTCGGACGAGCGGCAGAGCGGCTCCGGCGCGGACACCGCGAACCTGACGCTGCGGATCCCGGCCGCCGAGTTCAGCTCGGTCGTCGACCAGCTGTCGAAGCTCGGCGTCGAGGAGACCCGGGGCATCAACACCGAGGACGTCACCGAGGAGGTCGTCGACCTGGACGCCCGGATCTCGGTGCAGAAGGCCCGGGTGGAGAGCGGCAAGAAGCTGCTGGCCCAGGCCAACTCGCTGGACGACCTGGTGATGCTGGAGCGCGAGGTCGCCACCCGGGAGGCCGACCTGGCCTCGCTGGAGGCGAAGAAGCGCCGGCTCTCCGACCTCACGTCGCTCTCCACGATCACCGTGGTGCTGCTCGATCCGGACGCCACCAGCGCCGCCCCGGACGACGAGCCGCCCGGCTTCCTGGCCGGCCTGTCCGGCGGCTGGGACGCGCTCAAGGCGTCCCTGGCCGTCCTGGCGACGGTGCTCGGCGCGCTGCTGCCCTGGCTGATCGCGCTCGGCATCCCGGCAGCGGTGGCCGTCTACCTGATCCGGCGGTACCGGCGGCGGCAACTGCCACCGCCGGCCGAGAGCAACTAG
- a CDS encoding amidohydrolase has product MTTALTAPEGVDTSWPGTPPGTDPLPGQLDRWLAARGAELVAIRRHIHAHPEPSHSEFETAALIFRELAVAGLSPKMLPRGNGVICDIGEGERVIAFRADIDALPLQDLKDVPYRSTVDNLAHACGHDVHTTVALGLGMALAQLHEQGELPGRVRLIFQPAEEAMPSGAPEVIKAGALDDVAAIFALHCYPQLPAGLVGVRSGPFTAAADAVEVKLSGPGGHTARPHLTADLVHALGRVIIDVPALLNRRIDPRAGISLVWGAVHAGQAFNAIPGAGEVRGTVRVLSREAWREAPELVTRLIHDVVAATGAQVEVDYKRGVPPVINDRMASAIVAGAAGAALGADRVVEAELSMGGEDFSFYLEHVPGAMIRLGTGVPGSDERHDLHQGDFDVDERSIGYGVRVMAHTALAALTSGAF; this is encoded by the coding sequence GTGACTACTGCTCTGACGGCGCCGGAAGGTGTCGATACGTCGTGGCCGGGAACTCCTCCTGGTACAGACCCGCTCCCCGGCCAGCTGGACCGCTGGCTCGCCGCGAGGGGCGCAGAGCTGGTAGCCATTCGCCGTCACATTCACGCCCACCCGGAACCGTCACATTCCGAGTTCGAGACCGCCGCGCTGATCTTCCGTGAGCTTGCCGTCGCCGGCCTCTCCCCGAAGATGCTGCCCCGCGGCAACGGCGTCATCTGCGACATCGGCGAGGGTGAGCGGGTCATCGCGTTCCGGGCCGACATCGACGCGCTGCCGCTGCAGGACCTGAAGGACGTGCCGTACCGCAGCACCGTCGACAACCTGGCGCACGCCTGCGGGCACGACGTGCACACCACCGTGGCGCTCGGCCTGGGCATGGCCCTGGCGCAGCTCCACGAGCAGGGCGAGCTGCCCGGCCGGGTCCGGCTGATCTTCCAGCCGGCCGAGGAGGCGATGCCCTCCGGCGCTCCTGAGGTGATCAAGGCGGGCGCGCTGGACGACGTCGCCGCCATCTTCGCGCTGCACTGCTACCCGCAGCTGCCGGCCGGTCTGGTCGGCGTCCGCTCCGGGCCGTTCACCGCCGCCGCCGACGCGGTCGAGGTCAAGCTCTCCGGTCCCGGCGGGCACACCGCCCGGCCGCACCTGACCGCCGACCTGGTGCACGCGCTCGGCCGGGTCATCATCGACGTGCCGGCCCTGCTGAACCGCCGGATCGATCCCCGGGCCGGGATCTCCCTGGTCTGGGGCGCCGTGCACGCCGGGCAGGCGTTCAACGCGATCCCCGGCGCCGGCGAGGTGCGCGGAACCGTCCGGGTGCTCAGCCGGGAGGCCTGGCGTGAGGCCCCGGAGCTGGTCACCAGGCTGATCCACGACGTGGTCGCGGCGACCGGCGCCCAGGTGGAGGTCGACTACAAGCGTGGCGTGCCGCCGGTGATCAACGACCGGATGGCCTCCGCGATCGTGGCGGGCGCCGCCGGGGCCGCGCTCGGCGCCGACCGGGTGGTCGAGGCCGAGCTCAGCATGGGCGGCGAGGACTTCTCGTTCTACCTGGAGCACGTGCCGGGCGCGATGATCCGGCTCGGCACCGGGGTCCCCGGCTCGGACGAGCGCCACGACCTGCACCAGGGTGACTTCGACGTGGACGAGCGCAGCATCGGTTACGGCGTGCGGGTCATGGCGCACACCGCCCTCGCGGCGCTCACCTCCGGCGCTTTCTAG
- a CDS encoding methylmalonyl-CoA mutase has translation MNAESGFPIKPVYGPDDVPSGVGNEQPGQYPYTRGVYPTMYTKRPWTMRQYAGFGTAAESNARYHQLLAAGTMGLSVAFDLPTQMGYDSDDPIAHGEVGKVGVAIDSIDDMRLLFKDIPLDQVSTSMTINAPGSVLLLLYQLVAEEQGVPGAALQGTIQNDILKEYIARGTYIFPPKPSLRLVADTFAYCKAEIPKWNTISISGYHMAEAGASPAQEIAFTLANGIEYVRAAIAAGLAVDDFAPRLSFFFVARTTLLEEIAKFRAARRMWARIMRDDFGAKDPKSMMLRFHTQTAGVQLTAQQPEVNLIRVAIQALGAIAGGTQSLHTNSYDEAIALPTEKSARLALRTQQVLAYESGLTGTVDPFAGSYAVEALTDEVEREATRLIERVFELGSAVDAIEQGFQKGEIEKSAYQIANEIDSGERVVVGVNRFAAESEEKYEPLRVDPAIETAQVARLATLRAERDNPAVQAALADLGKAAAGSVNVLPLMKEALRLRATVGEVCHTLRGVWGVHRPVERF, from the coding sequence GTGAATGCAGAGTCCGGGTTCCCGATCAAGCCGGTCTACGGTCCCGACGACGTTCCATCAGGCGTCGGAAACGAACAGCCGGGTCAATATCCGTACACCCGTGGTGTCTATCCGACGATGTACACCAAACGGCCGTGGACCATGCGGCAGTACGCCGGGTTCGGTACGGCCGCCGAGTCGAACGCCCGCTACCACCAGCTGCTGGCGGCCGGGACCATGGGCCTGTCGGTCGCGTTCGACCTGCCGACCCAGATGGGTTACGACTCCGACGACCCCATCGCGCACGGTGAGGTGGGCAAGGTCGGTGTCGCGATCGACTCGATCGACGACATGCGGCTGCTCTTCAAGGACATCCCGCTCGATCAGGTGTCCACTTCGATGACCATCAACGCACCCGGTTCGGTGTTGCTGCTGCTCTACCAGCTGGTCGCCGAGGAGCAGGGCGTGCCCGGCGCGGCTCTGCAGGGCACGATCCAGAACGACATCCTCAAGGAGTACATCGCCCGCGGGACGTACATCTTCCCGCCCAAGCCGTCGCTGCGCCTGGTCGCCGACACCTTCGCCTACTGCAAGGCGGAGATCCCGAAGTGGAACACCATCTCGATCTCCGGGTACCACATGGCCGAGGCCGGCGCCTCGCCCGCGCAGGAGATCGCGTTCACCCTGGCCAACGGCATCGAGTACGTGCGCGCCGCGATCGCGGCCGGCCTGGCCGTCGACGACTTCGCGCCGCGGCTCTCGTTCTTCTTCGTGGCCCGCACCACGCTGCTCGAGGAGATCGCCAAGTTCCGGGCGGCCCGGCGGATGTGGGCGCGGATCATGCGCGACGACTTCGGCGCGAAGGACCCGAAGTCGATGATGCTGCGCTTCCACACCCAGACCGCCGGCGTCCAGCTGACCGCACAGCAGCCCGAGGTCAACCTCATCCGGGTGGCGATCCAGGCTCTGGGTGCCATCGCCGGCGGCACGCAGTCGCTTCACACCAATTCGTACGACGAAGCCATCGCCCTCCCGACCGAGAAGTCGGCGCGGCTCGCCCTGCGCACACAGCAGGTCCTCGCGTACGAGAGCGGGCTGACCGGCACGGTCGACCCGTTCGCCGGGTCCTACGCGGTGGAGGCGCTCACTGACGAGGTGGAGCGGGAGGCGACCCGGCTCATCGAGCGGGTGTTCGAGCTGGGCTCGGCCGTCGACGCGATCGAGCAGGGCTTCCAGAAGGGTGAGATCGAGAAGTCCGCGTACCAGATCGCCAACGAGATCGACTCGGGCGAGCGGGTCGTGGTCGGCGTGAACCGGTTCGCCGCCGAGAGCGAGGAGAAGTACGAGCCGCTGCGGGTCGACCCGGCGATCGAGACCGCCCAGGTGGCTCGTCTGGCCACCCTTCGGGCCGAACGTGACAACCCGGCCGTACAAGCCGCGCTCGCGGATCTCGGTAAGGCCGCCGCCGGGAGCGTGAACGTCCTACCGTTGATGAAGGAGGCGTTGCGACTCCGTGCAACGGTGGGGGAGGTATGCCACACGCTGCGCGGGGTATGGGGCGTCCACCGGCCGGTCGAGCGCTTCTGA